In the Mycolicibacterium thermoresistibile genome, one interval contains:
- a CDS encoding metallophosphoesterase family protein, which produces MDWSDNVHVFSTPELEPVPLADGITLWGAAHCAPANTPGFLENFRVDREGIHIGLFHGSAQGDLPFQQDGKVPHAPFTADQIPGSGLHHALVGHFHKPVDAEHHTYPGNPDPLNFGEDWQGSTVLVEIAEDGSVSRERVTVATSEVSDVRVNVTGATHKTQILQRIADEVSEFRGAVRVTLEGEIEPTVDFRLNDTEWSPPAHLTAHLDALVVQFGKVSFAPSYDIERVKQEQTVRGQFVRDVIESDSLSEDQRHWVLRAGLRALDEGIDEMEIL; this is translated from the coding sequence GTGGACTGGTCGGACAATGTCCATGTCTTCAGTACCCCTGAACTCGAACCCGTTCCGCTGGCGGATGGGATCACCCTCTGGGGCGCGGCGCATTGCGCACCTGCGAACACCCCTGGGTTCCTAGAGAACTTCCGAGTGGACCGAGAGGGGATACACATCGGACTTTTCCACGGTTCGGCTCAGGGAGATCTACCCTTTCAACAAGACGGGAAAGTGCCCCACGCACCATTCACCGCCGACCAGATTCCCGGTTCAGGGTTGCACCATGCCCTGGTAGGCCACTTTCATAAGCCGGTCGATGCCGAACATCACACCTATCCCGGTAATCCGGACCCATTGAATTTCGGCGAAGATTGGCAGGGCTCAACGGTACTCGTTGAGATCGCAGAAGATGGGTCCGTCTCTCGCGAAAGGGTGACCGTGGCGACGTCAGAGGTCAGCGACGTTCGTGTGAACGTGACCGGCGCTACCCACAAGACTCAAATACTGCAGAGAATCGCCGATGAAGTATCAGAATTTCGTGGTGCCGTTCGCGTTACGCTCGAAGGAGAGATAGAACCCACCGTCGATTTCCGCCTGAACGACACGGAGTGGTCACCACCAGCTCATCTCACAGCTCATCTCGACGCCTTGGTGGTGCAGTTCGGCAAGGTATCCTTCGCCCCGTCATACGACATCGAACGTGTCAAGCAGGAGCAGACTGTTCGAGGTCAGTTCGTCCGTGACGTGATCGAGTCCGATTCACTTTCTGAAGATCAACGCCACTGGGTGTTGCGCGCCGGACTCCGAGCGCTCGATGAGGGAATCGACGAGATGGAGATTTTATAA
- a CDS encoding metallophosphoesterase family protein, whose amino-acid sequence MRLLHFADLHLDTHFRWAEPRYAESRRLALRHTLEKICQLGAERQVDALTCGGDLYEHDRFTPDTKEFLRDSFAELAPIPVFIAPGNHDWFGPPKHLPPSGLVGQCPCLQYP is encoded by the coding sequence GTGAGGTTGTTACATTTCGCAGATCTACATCTGGACACCCACTTTCGGTGGGCTGAACCGCGTTACGCAGAAAGTCGTCGCCTAGCACTGCGGCATACCCTCGAGAAGATTTGCCAGCTGGGCGCTGAGCGCCAAGTGGATGCGTTGACTTGTGGCGGAGACCTCTATGAGCACGACCGGTTCACACCTGACACGAAGGAATTCCTACGAGACAGCTTCGCCGAGCTCGCTCCGATACCGGTCTTCATTGCTCCGGGCAACCATGACTGGTTCGGACCACCAAAGCATCTACCGCCAAGTGGACTGGTCGGACAATGTCCATGTCTTCAGTACCCCTGA
- a CDS encoding HNH endonuclease, giving the protein MGTDAQDPLLLGQRVVAILEQGLRTATYKLATLMALIEHCIENLPEMPDDALTVPIPELAHRVLEIYWQQVRPFDGHELRQSTQPRARILSAVTKLRDAAAAGGRNCSVDIARMRAPEVYRQAIEEITMCLAQQPLHRLQKLPSAAAGDPFLYDDSFLHDQISRSALRAHGDSIELKPGVAHGLARLAGLLKPALEIMWVEDVRRMNKFLDAEVPDVAGHLFGRERTALAVVREPFKEAFGPHCFYCGTHLPANNPIDHVLPWSLVGIDGLANLVLACARCNGDKSGALPAVSIMDNVLERDHAVLEQIASEIQWPTQRARVVAAARGIYRGQPEGVPTWSGYKRSERLDISFLPRWE; this is encoded by the coding sequence ATGGGTACGGACGCGCAGGATCCGCTACTGCTGGGGCAGCGAGTCGTGGCCATCCTGGAGCAGGGGTTGCGCACCGCGACCTACAAGCTGGCGACGTTGATGGCGTTGATCGAGCACTGCATCGAGAACCTGCCCGAGATGCCCGATGATGCTCTGACGGTACCGATTCCGGAGTTGGCACACCGGGTGCTGGAGATCTACTGGCAGCAGGTCCGGCCGTTCGACGGGCATGAGTTGCGCCAGTCCACTCAGCCCCGGGCGCGGATCCTCAGCGCGGTGACCAAGCTGCGCGACGCCGCGGCGGCCGGCGGGAGAAACTGTTCGGTCGACATCGCCCGGATGCGGGCGCCGGAGGTGTACCGGCAGGCCATCGAAGAGATCACCATGTGTCTGGCACAGCAGCCGTTGCACCGTCTGCAGAAGCTGCCCAGCGCGGCTGCCGGGGATCCGTTTCTGTACGACGACTCGTTCCTGCACGATCAGATCTCGCGATCGGCGTTGCGTGCGCACGGGGACAGCATCGAGTTGAAACCCGGCGTCGCACACGGGCTGGCGCGGCTGGCGGGTCTGTTGAAACCCGCGCTGGAGATCATGTGGGTCGAAGATGTGCGGCGGATGAACAAGTTCCTCGACGCCGAGGTGCCCGACGTCGCCGGGCATCTGTTCGGCCGGGAACGCACAGCACTGGCGGTGGTGCGAGAACCGTTCAAGGAAGCGTTCGGCCCGCACTGCTTCTACTGCGGCACACACCTGCCGGCGAACAATCCCATCGATCACGTACTGCCCTGGTCACTGGTCGGCATCGATGGGTTGGCCAACCTGGTGTTGGCCTGCGCCCGGTGCAACGGGGACAAGAGCGGTGCGCTGCCCGCGGTGTCGATCATGGACAACGTGCTGGAGCGAGACCACGCGGTGCTCGAGCAGATCGCGTCCGAAATCCAGTGGCCGACCCAGCGTGCGCGGGTGGTGGCAGCCGCGCGGGGCATCTACCGCGGACAACCCGAAGGTGTTCCGACTTGGTCGGGGTACAAGCGCAGTGAGCGTCTGGATATCAGCTTTCTGCCGCGGTGGGAGTAA
- a CDS encoding class I SAM-dependent methyltransferase produces MSEQDRIRWDDRYRSRPASDPAAAELPDVFTPYEDRFPATGHALDLACGAGPASVWLARRGMDVLGVDVSPIAIAQARALAAANGVSNRCRFEVFDLDDGLPAGPPADVILCHLYRDPRLDRPIIERLAPGGLLAITVLSEVGVGPGRFRAAPGELTTAFAELEPIAVGEADGRAWLLARKAPETQTI; encoded by the coding sequence GTGAGCGAGCAGGACCGCATCCGCTGGGACGACCGCTACCGCAGCCGACCCGCATCCGACCCGGCGGCAGCAGAGCTACCGGACGTGTTCACCCCCTATGAGGACCGGTTTCCCGCCACCGGCCACGCCCTCGACCTGGCCTGCGGAGCAGGGCCGGCGAGTGTGTGGCTGGCCCGGCGCGGTATGGACGTTCTGGGTGTCGACGTATCCCCTATCGCCATCGCCCAGGCCCGGGCGTTGGCCGCGGCCAACGGTGTCAGCAACCGGTGCCGATTCGAGGTCTTCGACCTCGACGACGGTCTGCCCGCCGGCCCACCCGCCGACGTCATCCTCTGCCACCTCTACCGCGACCCCCGGCTCGACAGGCCGATCATCGAGCGGCTGGCGCCCGGCGGGCTGCTGGCGATCACCGTGCTCAGTGAGGTCGGCGTCGGCCCGGGCCGGTTCCGGGCCGCTCCGGGGGAGCTGACCACCGCGTTTGCCGAGCTGGAGCCCATCGCCGTCGGTGAGGCCGACGGCCGGGCCTGGCTGCTGGCCCGGAAGGCCCCCGAGACGCAGACCATCTGA
- a CDS encoding TM0106 family RecB-like putative nuclease, with amino-acid sequence MTTTVTERLLTPSKVTAWLDCPHYLSLCAQVDDGILPRPESRFGSFAELLLDKGRAHEQACLADFERQGKRVLRIPDRENGESFAAWVARVGNPLTDDHDVIYQMPFVHNGIAGIADFLVRVTHPDTGEVSWEPVDAKLTRIEAKPGHVLQLCFYADALEALTGRRPEHMHIWLGSGQLETLRVNEFQPYWRRLQTQLAAALAAGPEAGTVAEQCAHCEFCEFQPTCEMYWRDTDSLIYVANIRKPDREALAGADIATLTALATSDGPVEGMDPDRLARLRRQAALQLAAREQQREKPPFELIRPGPEPWGHGFEMLPEPDGGDVFLDFEGHPFWRADTGLFFLFGLIEQDDDGGRWRYRCWWAHDRDEEAAAVAQLVEYLVERRKQHPAMHVYHYNHTERSALQRMAEEHGVAELALAELIDTGAFVDLLLVARNSIQVGAESYGLKHLERLTDFERSHDIDQGAGAVVQYEQYIADGNQAHLDAIAAYNADDVRATLALRDWLVEHRPPGLPWRSAVLEPDPELPGLGETVERLHQFPVGSDEHNLGDLLNYWRDEGLAYIAPKNAKLATDPVDLYDDAEVIADLRPETLLESTGRARHPRRRFRFPDQDVDRFPSDGGSVMVATSTGERLCTGIANLDRDAHTLDLVWNDKLQEAGCPPRIAVLHDWVKSEVKVKALQAFAEDLLDGRNPNPVTLALLRRELPRFTDRPRTAFVDDLDDMIDWGTRLDHSCVAVQGPPGTGKTYRGARMIRALVKAGKRVGITAISHYAIGNLLEGVVAAFRETDELDSLRAVCNPGKSALRRLPEIAYGGNKKCAREEYNVVAGTTWLFSSKEMRAAPVDVLVIDEAGQLALADALAASGAAHNLVLLGDPLQLPQVAHANHPGIAGRSVLDHIVGDDMLLPPDRGVFMHETRRMHPDVCAFISDQIYDGRLHSISDCNRQTTVAGTGLRWMRVDHHGNRTRSPEEADAIADELTRLIGTPWTNQCGEEAPLRPQDVMVVAPYNLQVNTIRARLRQDPRLADVPVGTVDKFQGREAAVVFFSMASSSGEDISRGVDFLLSRNRLNVAVSRARCLAYLVCTDALLDTRARTVEDMRLVATLNAFVEAAQPVTPVPSTAGC; translated from the coding sequence GTGACCACCACCGTCACAGAGCGTCTGCTCACTCCGTCGAAGGTCACCGCGTGGCTGGACTGCCCGCACTACCTGTCCCTGTGCGCCCAGGTCGATGACGGGATCCTGCCACGGCCGGAATCGCGGTTCGGATCGTTTGCCGAACTGTTGCTCGACAAGGGGCGAGCGCACGAGCAGGCCTGTCTGGCCGACTTCGAACGTCAGGGCAAACGCGTTCTCCGGATCCCGGACCGGGAGAATGGCGAGAGCTTCGCCGCCTGGGTGGCTCGGGTCGGCAACCCGCTGACGGACGACCATGACGTGATCTACCAGATGCCGTTCGTCCACAACGGCATCGCCGGTATCGCGGACTTCCTGGTACGGGTCACCCACCCCGACACCGGCGAGGTGAGCTGGGAACCGGTCGACGCCAAACTCACCCGCATCGAAGCCAAACCCGGCCACGTGCTGCAGCTGTGCTTCTACGCCGACGCCCTCGAAGCGCTCACCGGCAGGCGACCCGAACACATGCACATCTGGCTGGGATCCGGACAGCTGGAAACCCTGCGGGTCAACGAATTCCAACCGTACTGGCGGCGTCTGCAGACCCAGCTCGCCGCCGCGCTGGCCGCGGGCCCGGAAGCCGGCACCGTCGCCGAACAGTGCGCCCACTGTGAATTCTGCGAGTTCCAGCCGACCTGCGAGATGTACTGGCGCGACACCGATTCACTGATCTACGTGGCCAACATCCGCAAGCCGGACCGGGAAGCCCTCGCCGGCGCCGACATCGCCACCCTGACCGCGCTGGCCACCAGCGACGGCCCGGTGGAGGGAATGGATCCCGACCGGCTGGCCCGGTTGCGCCGGCAGGCGGCCCTACAGCTCGCCGCACGCGAGCAGCAGAGGGAGAAGCCGCCGTTCGAGCTGATCAGGCCGGGCCCAGAGCCGTGGGGTCACGGCTTCGAGATGCTGCCCGAACCCGACGGCGGCGATGTGTTCCTCGACTTCGAGGGCCACCCGTTCTGGCGCGCCGACACCGGCCTGTTCTTCCTGTTCGGACTCATCGAACAGGACGACGACGGCGGACGGTGGCGGTACCGGTGCTGGTGGGCCCACGACCGGGATGAGGAAGCCGCCGCGGTCGCACAGCTCGTCGAGTATCTCGTGGAGCGCCGGAAGCAGCACCCGGCCATGCACGTCTACCACTACAACCACACCGAACGCTCGGCGCTGCAGCGCATGGCCGAAGAACACGGTGTCGCCGAGCTCGCCCTGGCCGAACTCATCGACACCGGCGCGTTCGTCGACCTGCTGCTGGTGGCGCGAAACAGCATTCAGGTCGGCGCAGAGTCCTACGGGCTGAAACATCTGGAACGGCTCACCGACTTCGAACGCAGCCACGACATCGACCAAGGCGCCGGCGCCGTCGTCCAGTACGAGCAATACATCGCCGACGGCAATCAGGCCCACCTCGACGCCATCGCCGCCTACAACGCGGACGACGTGCGCGCCACCCTCGCGCTGCGCGACTGGCTGGTCGAGCACCGCCCACCCGGCCTGCCGTGGCGGTCCGCCGTGCTCGAACCCGACCCGGAGCTGCCCGGACTCGGCGAAACGGTCGAGCGACTGCACCAGTTCCCGGTCGGCAGCGATGAACACAACCTCGGTGATCTGCTGAATTACTGGCGCGACGAAGGCCTCGCCTACATCGCCCCGAAGAACGCCAAGCTGGCGACGGATCCGGTCGACTTGTACGACGACGCGGAGGTCATCGCCGACCTGCGGCCCGAGACGCTGCTCGAGAGCACCGGCAGGGCCAGGCATCCACGGAGGCGGTTCCGCTTCCCGGATCAGGATGTCGACCGTTTCCCGAGCGACGGCGGATCGGTCATGGTCGCCACCTCCACCGGTGAACGGTTGTGCACCGGCATCGCCAACCTCGACCGCGACGCCCATACCCTCGACCTGGTCTGGAATGACAAACTCCAGGAAGCCGGTTGTCCGCCCCGCATCGCGGTCCTGCACGACTGGGTGAAATCCGAGGTCAAAGTCAAGGCGCTGCAGGCCTTCGCCGAGGACCTCCTCGACGGCCGCAACCCCAATCCGGTGACGCTCGCCCTGCTGCGCCGCGAGCTGCCGCGGTTCACCGACCGGCCGCGCACCGCGTTCGTCGACGACCTCGACGACATGATCGACTGGGGCACCCGACTCGACCACAGCTGCGTGGCGGTCCAAGGCCCACCCGGGACCGGCAAGACCTATCGGGGTGCCCGCATGATCCGTGCCCTGGTGAAGGCCGGCAAACGGGTCGGGATCACCGCGATCAGCCACTACGCGATCGGCAATCTGCTCGAGGGCGTCGTGGCGGCCTTTCGCGAAACCGATGAGCTCGACTCGCTGCGGGCGGTGTGCAATCCCGGCAAGAGCGCGTTGCGGCGCCTGCCCGAAATCGCGTACGGCGGGAACAAGAAATGTGCCCGCGAGGAGTACAACGTGGTCGCCGGCACCACCTGGCTGTTCTCCAGCAAGGAGATGCGCGCCGCGCCGGTGGATGTGCTGGTGATCGACGAAGCCGGCCAACTCGCACTCGCGGATGCGCTGGCGGCATCGGGTGCGGCGCACAACCTGGTGCTGCTCGGCGATCCGCTGCAGCTGCCTCAGGTCGCCCACGCCAACCATCCCGGCATCGCCGGACGCAGCGTGCTGGACCACATCGTCGGCGACGACATGCTGCTGCCACCCGACCGCGGGGTGTTCATGCACGAAACCCGGCGGATGCACCCGGACGTGTGCGCGTTCATCTCCGATCAGATCTACGACGGCCGGCTGCACAGCATTTCCGACTGCAACCGCCAGACCACCGTCGCGGGCACCGGGCTGCGCTGGATGCGCGTCGACCACCACGGCAACCGCACCCGGTCACCCGAGGAAGCCGACGCGATCGCGGACGAACTGACCCGGCTGATCGGCACGCCGTGGACCAACCAGTGCGGCGAGGAGGCCCCGCTGCGGCCCCAGGACGTCATGGTCGTCGCTCCATACAACCTGCAGGTCAACACCATTCGAGCGCGACTGCGGCAAGATCCGCGCCTGGCCGACGTGCCGGTCGGAACCGTCGACAAGTTCCAGGGCCGCGAGGCCGCTGTGGTGTTCTTCAGCATGGCCAGTTCCAGCGGCGAGGACATCAGCAGGGGGGTGGACTTCCTGCTCTCCCGCAACCGGCTCAACGTCGCGGTGAGCCGGGCCCGCTGCCTGGCCTACCTGGTGTGCACCGACGCGCTGCTGGACACCCGCGCCCGCACCGTCGAGGACATGCGGCTGGTGGCGACGCTCAACGCGTTCGTCGAAGCGGCGCAACCGGTTACACCGGTGCCGAGTACTGCTGGCTGTTGA
- a CDS encoding DUF732 domain-containing protein: MRGYRVFAAALVLSASALSASVSMAGPAHADQYDFLIELDNAGVWYPSSVDMVDIGKEVCHELRHRVSPGLVLDKLVNTGFAPAEAVIVLASAVTHMCVDVQPAVVSWVNSQQYSAPV; encoded by the coding sequence ATGCGCGGATATCGGGTATTCGCTGCGGCGTTGGTCCTGTCGGCATCGGCACTGTCGGCATCGGTGTCCATGGCCGGGCCGGCTCACGCCGATCAGTACGACTTTCTCATCGAGCTCGACAATGCGGGGGTGTGGTACCCGTCGTCTGTCGACATGGTCGACATCGGCAAAGAGGTCTGTCATGAGCTGCGGCACCGGGTCTCACCCGGGCTGGTGCTCGACAAGCTCGTCAACACCGGTTTCGCGCCGGCGGAGGCGGTGATCGTGCTCGCATCGGCGGTGACGCACATGTGCGTCGACGTCCAGCCGGCCGTGGTGAGCTGGGTCAACAGCCAGCAGTACTCGGCACCGGTGTAA